One window from the genome of Choloepus didactylus isolate mChoDid1 chromosome 2, mChoDid1.pri, whole genome shotgun sequence encodes:
- the FUBP1 gene encoding far upstream element-binding protein 1 isoform X2 produces MADYSTVPPPSSGSASGGGGGGGGGVNDAFKDALQRARQIAAKIGGDAGTSLNSNDYGYGGQKRPLEDGDGSWTSPSSTTHWEGMPSPFKDQPDAKKVAPQNDSFGTQLPPMHQQQRSVMTEEYKVPDGMVGFIIGRGGEQISRIQQESGCKIQIAPDSGGLPERSCMLTGTPESVQSAKRLLDQIVEKGRPAPGFHHGDGPGNAVQEIMIPASKAGLVIGKGGETIKQLQERAGVKMVMIQDGPQNTGADKPLRITGDPYKVQQAKEMVLELIRDQGGFREVRNEYGSRIGGNEGIDVPIPRFAVGIVIGRNGEMIKKIQNDAGVRIQFKPDDGTTPDRIAQITGPPDRCQHAAEIITDLLRSVQAGNPGGPGPGGRGRGRGQGNWNMGPPGGLQEFNFIVPTGKTGLIIGKGGETIKSISQQSGARIELQRNPPPNADPNMKLFTIRGTPQQIDYARQLIEEKIGGPVNPLGPPVPHGPHGVPGPHGPPGPPGPGAPMGPYNPAPYNPGPPGPAPHGPPAPYAPQGWGNAYPHWQQQAPPDPAKAGTDPNSAAWAAYYAHYYQQQAQPPPAAPTGAPATTQTNGQGDQQNPAPAGQVDYTKAWEEYYKKMGQQGQTQDYSKAWEEYYKKQGQAVPAPAGAPPGGQPDYSAAWAEYYRQQAAYYAQTSPQGMPQHPPAPQCLPRPSTLGSAAKSNSAEDAASTKS; encoded by the exons ATGGCAGATTATTCAACCGTGCCTCCTCCTTCTTCGGGCTCAGctagcggcggcggcggcggaggaggaggaggagttaaCGATGCTTTCAAAGATGCGCTACAGAGAGCCCGGCAG attgcAGCAAAAATTGGAGGTGATGCTGGAACATCACTGAATTCAAATGACTATGGTTATGGGGGACAAAAAAGACCTTTGGAAGATGGAG ATGGCTCTTGGACAAGTCCGAGCAGTACAACACACTGGGAGGGAATGCCCTCTCCTTTTAAAG ATCAGCCGGATGCTAAGAAAGTTGCTCCTCAGAATGACT ctTTTGGAACACAGTTACCACCCATGCATCAACAGCAAAG ATCTGTGATGACAGAAGAATACAAAGTTCCAGATGGAATGGTTGGATTCA TAATTGGCAGAGGAGGTGAACAGATCTCACGCATACAACAGGAATCCGGATGCAAAATACAGATTGCTCCTG aCAGTGGTGGCCTTCCAGAAAGGTCTTGTATGTTAACTGGAACACCTGAGTCCGTCCA ATCAGCAAAACGGTTACTGGACCAGATTGTTGAAAAAGGAAGACCAGCTCCTGGCTTCCATCATGGAGATGGACCAGGTAATGCAGTTCAAGAAATCATGATTCCAGCTAGCAAGGCCGGATTAGTTATTGGAAAAGGAGGAGAGACGATTAAACAGCTTCAG GAGCGAGCTGGAGTTAAAATGGTTATGATTCAAGATGGGCCTCAGAACACTGGTGCTGACAAACCTCTTAGGATTACAGGAGACCCATACAAAGTTCAA CAAGCCAAGGAAATGGTGTTAGAGTTAATTCGTGATCAAGGTGGTTTCCGAGAAGTGCGAAATGAATATGGGTCAAGAATAGGAGGAAATGAAGGAATAGAT GTCCCTATCCCAAGATTTGCTGTTGGCATTGTAAtaggaagaaatggagagatgatcaaaaaaatacaaaatgatgcTGGTGTTCGAATTCAGTTTAAGCCAG aTGATGGAACAACACCTGATAGAATAGCACAAATAACAGGACCTCCAGATAGATGTCAGCATGCTGCAGAAATTATTACAGACCTTCTTCGAAGTGTTCAG GCTGGTAATCCTGGTGGTCCTGGACCTGGTGGTCGAGGAAGAGGTAGAGGTCAAGGCAACTGGAACATGGGACCACCTGGTGGACTAcaggaatttaattttattgttccaactgggaaaactggattaataataggaaaag gagGTGAAACCATAAAAAGCATAAGCCAACAGTCTGGTGCAAGAATAGAACTTCAGAGAAATCCTCCCCCTAATGCAGATCCTAATATGAAGTTATTTACAATTCGTGGCACTCCACAGCAAATAGACTATGCTCGGcaactcatagaagaaaagatTGGT GGCCCAGTAAATCCTTTAGGGCCACCTGTACCCCATGGGCCCCATGGTGTCCCGGGCCCCCATGGGCCTCCAGGGCCTCCAGGGCCTGGAGCTCCAATGGGACCATATAATCCTGCACCTTATAATCCAGGACCACCTGGTCCTGCTCCTCA TGGTCCTCCAGCCCCATATGCTCCCCAGGGATGGGGAAATGCCTATCCACACTGGCAGCAACAGGCGCCTCCTGATCCAG CTAAGGCAGGAACGGATCCAAATTCAGCAGCTTGGGCTGCTTATTATGCTCACTATTACCAGCAGCAAGCACAGCCACCACCTGCAGCTCCTACCGGTGCACCAGCTACAACCCAAACTAATGGACAAG GAGATCAGCAAAATCCAGCTCCAGCTGGGCAAGTTGATTATACAAAGGCTTGGGAAGAGTACTACAAGAAAATGG GTCAACAAGGGCAGACACAAGATTATTCAAAGGCTTGGGAGGAATATTACAAGAAGCAAG GTCAAGCAGTTCCTGCTCCCGCTGGGGCTCCACCAGGTGGTCAGCCAGATTATAGTGCAGCCTGGGCTGAGTATTATAGACAACAAGCAGCCTACTATGCCCAGACAAGTCCACAGGGAATGCCACAGCATCCTCCAGCACCTCAG TGCCTTCCCAGACCTTCCACCTTAGGTTCTGCTGCAAAAAGCAACAG TGCTGAAGATGCTGCAAGCACCAAATCATAG
- the FUBP1 gene encoding far upstream element-binding protein 1 isoform X4 gives MADYSTVPPPSSGSASGGGGGGGGGVNDAFKDALQRARQIAAKIGGDAGTSLNSNDYGYGGQKRPLEDGDGSWTSPSSTTHWEGMPSPFKDQPDAKKVAPQNDSFGTQLPPMHQQQSRSVMTEEYKVPDGMVGFIIGRGGEQISRIQQESGCKIQIAPDSGGLPERSCMLTGTPESVQSAKRLLDQIVEKGRPAPGFHHGDGPGNAVQEIMIPASKAGLVIGKGGETIKQLQERAGVKMVMIQDGPQNTGADKPLRITGDPYKVQQAKEMVLELIRDQGGFREVRNEYGSRIGGNEGIDVPIPRFAVGIVIGRNGEMIKKIQNDAGVRIQFKPDDGTTPDRIAQITGPPDRCQHAAEIITDLLRSVQAGNPGGPGPGGRGRGRGQGNWNMGPPGGLQEFNFIVPTGKTGLIIGKGGETIKSISQQSGARIELQRNPPPNADPNMKLFTIRGTPQQIDYARQLIEEKIGGPVNPLGPPVPHGPHGVPGPHGPPGPPGPGAPMGPYNPAPYNPGPPGPAPHGPPAPYAPQGWGNAYPHWQQQAPPDPAKAGTDPNSAAWAAYYAHYYQQQAQPPPAAPTGAPATTQTNGQGDQQNPAPAGQVDYTKAWEEYYKKMGQAVPAPAGAPPGGQPDYSAAWAEYYRQQAAYYAQTSPQGMPQHPPAPQCLPRPSTLGSAAKSNSAEDAASTKS, from the exons ATGGCAGATTATTCAACCGTGCCTCCTCCTTCTTCGGGCTCAGctagcggcggcggcggcggaggaggaggaggagttaaCGATGCTTTCAAAGATGCGCTACAGAGAGCCCGGCAG attgcAGCAAAAATTGGAGGTGATGCTGGAACATCACTGAATTCAAATGACTATGGTTATGGGGGACAAAAAAGACCTTTGGAAGATGGAG ATGGCTCTTGGACAAGTCCGAGCAGTACAACACACTGGGAGGGAATGCCCTCTCCTTTTAAAG ATCAGCCGGATGCTAAGAAAGTTGCTCCTCAGAATGACT ctTTTGGAACACAGTTACCACCCATGCATCAACAGCAAAG cAGATCTGTGATGACAGAAGAATACAAAGTTCCAGATGGAATGGTTGGATTCA TAATTGGCAGAGGAGGTGAACAGATCTCACGCATACAACAGGAATCCGGATGCAAAATACAGATTGCTCCTG aCAGTGGTGGCCTTCCAGAAAGGTCTTGTATGTTAACTGGAACACCTGAGTCCGTCCA ATCAGCAAAACGGTTACTGGACCAGATTGTTGAAAAAGGAAGACCAGCTCCTGGCTTCCATCATGGAGATGGACCAGGTAATGCAGTTCAAGAAATCATGATTCCAGCTAGCAAGGCCGGATTAGTTATTGGAAAAGGAGGAGAGACGATTAAACAGCTTCAG GAGCGAGCTGGAGTTAAAATGGTTATGATTCAAGATGGGCCTCAGAACACTGGTGCTGACAAACCTCTTAGGATTACAGGAGACCCATACAAAGTTCAA CAAGCCAAGGAAATGGTGTTAGAGTTAATTCGTGATCAAGGTGGTTTCCGAGAAGTGCGAAATGAATATGGGTCAAGAATAGGAGGAAATGAAGGAATAGAT GTCCCTATCCCAAGATTTGCTGTTGGCATTGTAAtaggaagaaatggagagatgatcaaaaaaatacaaaatgatgcTGGTGTTCGAATTCAGTTTAAGCCAG aTGATGGAACAACACCTGATAGAATAGCACAAATAACAGGACCTCCAGATAGATGTCAGCATGCTGCAGAAATTATTACAGACCTTCTTCGAAGTGTTCAG GCTGGTAATCCTGGTGGTCCTGGACCTGGTGGTCGAGGAAGAGGTAGAGGTCAAGGCAACTGGAACATGGGACCACCTGGTGGACTAcaggaatttaattttattgttccaactgggaaaactggattaataataggaaaag gagGTGAAACCATAAAAAGCATAAGCCAACAGTCTGGTGCAAGAATAGAACTTCAGAGAAATCCTCCCCCTAATGCAGATCCTAATATGAAGTTATTTACAATTCGTGGCACTCCACAGCAAATAGACTATGCTCGGcaactcatagaagaaaagatTGGT GGCCCAGTAAATCCTTTAGGGCCACCTGTACCCCATGGGCCCCATGGTGTCCCGGGCCCCCATGGGCCTCCAGGGCCTCCAGGGCCTGGAGCTCCAATGGGACCATATAATCCTGCACCTTATAATCCAGGACCACCTGGTCCTGCTCCTCA TGGTCCTCCAGCCCCATATGCTCCCCAGGGATGGGGAAATGCCTATCCACACTGGCAGCAACAGGCGCCTCCTGATCCAG CTAAGGCAGGAACGGATCCAAATTCAGCAGCTTGGGCTGCTTATTATGCTCACTATTACCAGCAGCAAGCACAGCCACCACCTGCAGCTCCTACCGGTGCACCAGCTACAACCCAAACTAATGGACAAG GAGATCAGCAAAATCCAGCTCCAGCTGGGCAAGTTGATTATACAAAGGCTTGGGAAGAGTACTACAAGAAAATGG GTCAAGCAGTTCCTGCTCCCGCTGGGGCTCCACCAGGTGGTCAGCCAGATTATAGTGCAGCCTGGGCTGAGTATTATAGACAACAAGCAGCCTACTATGCCCAGACAAGTCCACAGGGAATGCCACAGCATCCTCCAGCACCTCAG TGCCTTCCCAGACCTTCCACCTTAGGTTCTGCTGCAAAAAGCAACAG TGCTGAAGATGCTGCAAGCACCAAATCATAG
- the FUBP1 gene encoding far upstream element-binding protein 1 isoform X5, whose product MADYSTVPPPSSGSASGGGGGGGGGVNDAFKDALQRARQIAAKIGGDAGTSLNSNDYGYGGQKRPLEDGDGSWTSPSSTTHWEGMPSPFKDQPDAKKVAPQNDSFGTQLPPMHQQQRSVMTEEYKVPDGMVGFIIGRGGEQISRIQQESGCKIQIAPDSGGLPERSCMLTGTPESVQSAKRLLDQIVEKGRPAPGFHHGDGPGNAVQEIMIPASKAGLVIGKGGETIKQLQERAGVKMVMIQDGPQNTGADKPLRITGDPYKVQQAKEMVLELIRDQGGFREVRNEYGSRIGGNEGIDVPIPRFAVGIVIGRNGEMIKKIQNDAGVRIQFKPDDGTTPDRIAQITGPPDRCQHAAEIITDLLRSVQAGNPGGPGPGGRGRGRGQGNWNMGPPGGLQEFNFIVPTGKTGLIIGKGGETIKSISQQSGARIELQRNPPPNADPNMKLFTIRGTPQQIDYARQLIEEKIGGPVNPLGPPVPHGPHGVPGPHGPPGPPGPGAPMGPYNPAPYNPGPPGPAPHGPPAPYAPQGWGNAYPHWQQQAPPDPAKAGTDPNSAAWAAYYAHYYQQQAQPPPAAPTGAPATTQTNGQGDQQNPAPAGQVDYTKAWEEYYKKMGQAVPAPAGAPPGGQPDYSAAWAEYYRQQAAYYAQTSPQGMPQHPPAPQCLPRPSTLGSAAKSNSAEDAASTKS is encoded by the exons ATGGCAGATTATTCAACCGTGCCTCCTCCTTCTTCGGGCTCAGctagcggcggcggcggcggaggaggaggaggagttaaCGATGCTTTCAAAGATGCGCTACAGAGAGCCCGGCAG attgcAGCAAAAATTGGAGGTGATGCTGGAACATCACTGAATTCAAATGACTATGGTTATGGGGGACAAAAAAGACCTTTGGAAGATGGAG ATGGCTCTTGGACAAGTCCGAGCAGTACAACACACTGGGAGGGAATGCCCTCTCCTTTTAAAG ATCAGCCGGATGCTAAGAAAGTTGCTCCTCAGAATGACT ctTTTGGAACACAGTTACCACCCATGCATCAACAGCAAAG ATCTGTGATGACAGAAGAATACAAAGTTCCAGATGGAATGGTTGGATTCA TAATTGGCAGAGGAGGTGAACAGATCTCACGCATACAACAGGAATCCGGATGCAAAATACAGATTGCTCCTG aCAGTGGTGGCCTTCCAGAAAGGTCTTGTATGTTAACTGGAACACCTGAGTCCGTCCA ATCAGCAAAACGGTTACTGGACCAGATTGTTGAAAAAGGAAGACCAGCTCCTGGCTTCCATCATGGAGATGGACCAGGTAATGCAGTTCAAGAAATCATGATTCCAGCTAGCAAGGCCGGATTAGTTATTGGAAAAGGAGGAGAGACGATTAAACAGCTTCAG GAGCGAGCTGGAGTTAAAATGGTTATGATTCAAGATGGGCCTCAGAACACTGGTGCTGACAAACCTCTTAGGATTACAGGAGACCCATACAAAGTTCAA CAAGCCAAGGAAATGGTGTTAGAGTTAATTCGTGATCAAGGTGGTTTCCGAGAAGTGCGAAATGAATATGGGTCAAGAATAGGAGGAAATGAAGGAATAGAT GTCCCTATCCCAAGATTTGCTGTTGGCATTGTAAtaggaagaaatggagagatgatcaaaaaaatacaaaatgatgcTGGTGTTCGAATTCAGTTTAAGCCAG aTGATGGAACAACACCTGATAGAATAGCACAAATAACAGGACCTCCAGATAGATGTCAGCATGCTGCAGAAATTATTACAGACCTTCTTCGAAGTGTTCAG GCTGGTAATCCTGGTGGTCCTGGACCTGGTGGTCGAGGAAGAGGTAGAGGTCAAGGCAACTGGAACATGGGACCACCTGGTGGACTAcaggaatttaattttattgttccaactgggaaaactggattaataataggaaaag gagGTGAAACCATAAAAAGCATAAGCCAACAGTCTGGTGCAAGAATAGAACTTCAGAGAAATCCTCCCCCTAATGCAGATCCTAATATGAAGTTATTTACAATTCGTGGCACTCCACAGCAAATAGACTATGCTCGGcaactcatagaagaaaagatTGGT GGCCCAGTAAATCCTTTAGGGCCACCTGTACCCCATGGGCCCCATGGTGTCCCGGGCCCCCATGGGCCTCCAGGGCCTCCAGGGCCTGGAGCTCCAATGGGACCATATAATCCTGCACCTTATAATCCAGGACCACCTGGTCCTGCTCCTCA TGGTCCTCCAGCCCCATATGCTCCCCAGGGATGGGGAAATGCCTATCCACACTGGCAGCAACAGGCGCCTCCTGATCCAG CTAAGGCAGGAACGGATCCAAATTCAGCAGCTTGGGCTGCTTATTATGCTCACTATTACCAGCAGCAAGCACAGCCACCACCTGCAGCTCCTACCGGTGCACCAGCTACAACCCAAACTAATGGACAAG GAGATCAGCAAAATCCAGCTCCAGCTGGGCAAGTTGATTATACAAAGGCTTGGGAAGAGTACTACAAGAAAATGG GTCAAGCAGTTCCTGCTCCCGCTGGGGCTCCACCAGGTGGTCAGCCAGATTATAGTGCAGCCTGGGCTGAGTATTATAGACAACAAGCAGCCTACTATGCCCAGACAAGTCCACAGGGAATGCCACAGCATCCTCCAGCACCTCAG TGCCTTCCCAGACCTTCCACCTTAGGTTCTGCTGCAAAAAGCAACAG TGCTGAAGATGCTGCAAGCACCAAATCATAG